A window of the Polaribacter batillariae genome harbors these coding sequences:
- a CDS encoding RsmD family RNA methyltransferase, whose amino-acid sequence MRIISGKLKSRRLSAPKNLPVRPTTDMAKESLFNIINNRYYFDAISVIDLFAGTGNISYEFASRGTKTIYAIDAYFGCIKFINETAKALDLEINTFKSDVYKFLEKTSLKADVIFADPPYDFKEAQFLKIVELVFEKEMLNEGGILIVEHSKHTDLSKHEKHHYDKRYGGNVFSFFENETTAKEI is encoded by the coding sequence ATGAGAATTATTTCTGGGAAATTAAAATCAAGACGTCTATCTGCGCCTAAAAACTTACCTGTTAGACCCACAACAGATATGGCCAAAGAATCGTTGTTTAACATTATAAACAACAGGTACTATTTCGATGCCATTTCTGTAATCGATTTATTTGCTGGTACAGGAAATATTAGCTACGAATTTGCCTCTAGAGGTACCAAAACCATTTATGCTATTGATGCATATTTTGGTTGTATTAAATTTATTAATGAAACCGCAAAAGCTCTTGATTTAGAGATCAATACCTTTAAAAGTGATGTTTATAAATTTCTCGAAAAAACATCTTTAAAAGCCGATGTAATTTTCGCAGACCCACCTTACGATTTTAAAGAAGCACAGTTTTTAAAAATAGTTGAGCTTGTTTTCGAAAAAGAAATGTTAAATGAAGGTGGAATTTTAATTGTAGAACATTCGAAACATACAGATTTGTCTAAACACGAAAAACACCATTACGATAAACGTTATGGTGGTAACGTGTTTAGTTTCTTCGAAAACGAAACAACAGCAAAAGAAATTTAA
- a CDS encoding MATE family efflux transporter has translation MNISQYTSEFKYNWKLAAPVMLGMLGHTFVSFIDNIMVGQIGTAELAAVSLGNSFMFIAMSIGIGFSTAITPLIAEADSSNNLKQARSTYKHGLFLCTTLGILLFLLVFFSKPLMHLMQQPEEVVALAIPYLNWVAFSLIPLIIFQAIKQFSDGMSLTKYPMYATLLANIINVVLNYILIFGKLGFPEMGIVGAAYGTLVSRLIMVIYLWLVLRFKERSGRIVKDIKFFVLDLLMIKRIINLGSLSAMQMFFEVAIFTAAIWLSGLLGKNPQAANQIALNLSSMTFMVAMGLSVASMIRVGNQKGLQNFKELRRIAFSLFLLGTLFAIFFAFIFFIFHKSLPNIYVDLSDAENYLDNMEVLSIASKLLLAAAFFQISDSIQVVVLGALRGLQDVKIPTIITFISYWVVGFPVSYFLGKEEMYGSFGIWLGLLAGLTTASILLFIRFNSLTLKLIKEKQIS, from the coding sequence TTGAATATTTCTCAATACACATCTGAGTTTAAATACAATTGGAAACTTGCAGCACCTGTAATGTTGGGCATGTTAGGGCATACATTTGTGAGTTTTATCGATAATATTATGGTTGGGCAAATAGGAACTGCAGAATTGGCAGCAGTTTCTCTAGGAAACAGTTTTATGTTTATTGCAATGTCTATTGGAATTGGTTTTTCTACCGCAATTACGCCATTAATTGCAGAGGCAGATTCGTCTAATAATCTTAAGCAAGCAAGATCTACTTACAAACACGGACTATTTTTATGCACTACTTTAGGTATTTTACTTTTTTTATTAGTGTTTTTTTCTAAACCGTTAATGCATTTAATGCAACAACCAGAAGAAGTAGTGGCTTTGGCAATACCGTATTTAAATTGGGTTGCTTTTTCGTTAATTCCTTTGATTATTTTTCAAGCAATTAAACAGTTTAGTGATGGCATGTCTTTAACCAAATACCCTATGTATGCAACGCTTTTGGCAAACATAATTAATGTTGTTTTAAATTATATATTAATTTTTGGAAAATTAGGTTTTCCAGAAATGGGCATTGTTGGTGCAGCTTATGGAACCTTAGTTTCTAGACTAATAATGGTAATTTATTTGTGGTTGGTTTTACGTTTTAAAGAACGTTCTGGACGAATCGTAAAAGACATTAAGTTTTTTGTTTTAGATCTTTTAATGATTAAAAGAATAATTAACCTAGGGTCTTTAAGTGCCATGCAAATGTTTTTTGAAGTTGCTATTTTTACAGCCGCAATATGGTTGAGTGGTTTGTTAGGTAAAAACCCACAAGCAGCCAACCAAATTGCACTAAATTTATCTTCGATGACCTTTATGGTGGCAATGGGTTTAAGTGTTGCTTCTATGATTCGTGTTGGAAATCAAAAAGGATTGCAAAATTTTAAAGAATTAAGAAGAATCGCTTTTTCATTATTTCTTCTTGGAACATTATTTGCCATTTTCTTTGCCTTCATCTTTTTTATTTTTCATAAAAGTTTACCCAATATTTATGTCGATTTAAGTGATGCTGAAAATTATTTAGATAATATGGAGGTATTGTCAATCGCCTCTAAATTATTATTAGCAGCTGCTTTTTTTCAAATTTCTGACAGCATTCAGGTAGTGGTTTTAGGAGCTTTAAGAGGTTTGCAAGATGTAAAAATACCAACGATTATTACATTTATATCTTATTGGGTGGTTGGTTTTCCTGTTTCTTATTTCTTAGGAAAAGAAGAAATGTATGGAAGTTTTGGAATTTGGTTAGGTTTATTAGCGGGTTTAACAACGGCCTCTATTTTATTATTTATAAGATTTAATTCCTTAACTTTAAAGTTGATAAAAGAAAAACAAATATCATAA
- the tpx gene encoding thiol peroxidase, whose product MADITLKGNAINTIGNLPKIGEKAPDFTLTTVELGHKKLSDFAGKNVVLNIFPSIDTGTCATSVREFNKKATHLENTVVLCISKDLPFAQARFCGAEGIDNVEMLSDFATGDFGKDYQLEIKNGPLAHLLSRAVVIVDKDGKVAYTEQVSEIVDEPNYEAALKAI is encoded by the coding sequence ATGGCAGATATTACTTTAAAAGGAAACGCAATAAACACAATTGGAAATTTACCTAAAATTGGAGAAAAAGCTCCAGATTTTACTTTAACAACGGTTGAATTGGGACATAAAAAATTATCGGATTTTGCTGGTAAAAATGTGGTTTTGAATATTTTTCCGTCGATAGATACTGGAACTTGTGCAACTTCTGTTCGCGAATTCAACAAAAAAGCTACCCATTTAGAAAATACGGTTGTTTTATGTATTTCTAAAGATTTACCATTTGCACAAGCACGTTTTTGTGGTGCAGAGGGCATTGATAATGTAGAAATGTTATCTGACTTTGCAACTGGCGATTTTGGTAAAGATTATCAGCTAGAAATTAAAAACGGCCCTTTAGCCCATTTGCTTTCTAGAGCTGTGGTTATTGTCGATAAAGATGGTAAAGTAGCATATACAGAACAGGTTTCTGAAATTGTAGATGAACCTAATTACGAGGCTGCATTAAAGGCTATCTAA
- a CDS encoding diacylglycerol kinase family protein: MKNPNDGFLRGRLRSLKFAFRGVWRLITKEDSIKAQLCVAAFATVLGFYFNISSTEWMLQCIVIGLVLVAEAVNTAIEEIADFIHPDFHVKIGLIKDIAAGAPTFAAITSLIIAGFIYIPKINLLF; encoded by the coding sequence ATGAAGAATCCGAATGATGGTTTTCTTAGAGGCAGGTTGCGAAGTTTAAAATTTGCATTTAGAGGTGTTTGGAGGCTTATTACAAAAGAAGATAGTATAAAAGCACAACTTTGCGTTGCTGCTTTTGCCACTGTTTTAGGTTTTTATTTTAACATTTCTAGTACAGAATGGATGTTACAATGCATTGTAATAGGCCTTGTTTTAGTTGCAGAAGCTGTAAATACTGCCATTGAAGAAATTGCCGATTTTATTCATCCAGATTTTCATGTAAAAATTGGTTTAATTAAAGACATCGCAGCAGGTGCACCAACATTTGCTGCCATTACTTCTTTAATAATCGCTGGTTTTATTTACATTCCAAAAATCAATTTATTATTTTAG
- a CDS encoding FtsK/SpoIIIE family DNA translocase — MAKKKTDTKKTISSTEKKPSVFAFLKTKQFQTILGFFLVFFALFLCIAFISFFFSWQEDQSTLAKLGDKTIKSRNLLGKIGANLSHFFIYKGFGIGAFIIDFQIFITGLYVLFQRKFSKIIISWNWALIAMLWLSVTLGFVAGKFALLSGTIGFEINEYLQTFLGKTGLIIILAFAFVTYLVLRYKLTFDLFLERLKQKRAEREQKKLEEIEHDAMAFNTSNDEDLKTNHSTLEKKEKSEFELSVENLKPTIAKHSNVDTKKEDLSLQITKNEEDLEPILKTTVSNAEEKEVEIDVETVEEEEHEIENLSDKLVKDFGEFDPTLELSNFKFPTFNLLKQYNETISIDPDELEANKDKIVETLKNYKIGIAEIKATVGPTITLYEIVPDAGIRISKIKNLEDDIALSLSALGIRIIAPIPGKGTIGIEVPNKKSTIVSMHSVISSKKFQDSPMELPIALGKTISNETFVIDLAKMPHLLMAGATGQGKSVGLNAVLTSLLYKKHPAEVKFILVDPKKVELTLFNKIERHYLAKLPGEEEAIITDTTKVVHTLNSLCIEMDNRYDLLKVAMVRNIKEYNAKFKKRKLNPNEGHQFLPYIVLVIDEFADLIMTAGKEVETPIARLAQLARAIGIHLIVATQRPSVNVITGIIKANFPARIAFRVTSKTDSRTILDTGGADQLVGRGDLLYTAGNDINRIQCAFVDTPEVEKITDFIGSQKAYPEAYLLPEYVGEESGTSIDVDISERDKLFKDAAEIIVTAQQGSASLLQRKLKLGYNRAGRLIDQLEAAGIVGGFEGSKARQVLVTDLVALEELLENEKNL; from the coding sequence ATGGCTAAAAAAAAAACAGACACAAAAAAAACAATTTCTTCTACTGAAAAAAAACCTTCAGTTTTTGCATTTTTAAAAACCAAACAATTTCAAACTATTCTTGGGTTTTTCTTGGTGTTTTTCGCGTTATTTTTGTGTATTGCCTTTATTTCTTTTTTCTTTAGTTGGCAAGAAGACCAAAGTACTTTAGCTAAATTAGGAGATAAAACTATAAAAAGCCGTAATTTATTAGGTAAAATTGGCGCTAATTTAAGTCATTTTTTTATTTATAAAGGATTTGGAATTGGCGCATTTATAATCGATTTTCAGATTTTTATAACTGGCTTGTACGTACTATTTCAAAGAAAATTTTCTAAAATTATTATTTCTTGGAACTGGGCATTAATTGCAATGCTATGGCTTTCTGTAACTTTAGGCTTTGTTGCAGGTAAATTTGCTTTATTATCTGGAACCATTGGTTTTGAGATAAATGAGTACCTACAAACATTTTTAGGAAAAACAGGACTCATTATTATTTTAGCGTTCGCATTTGTTACTTACTTAGTTTTACGATACAAACTAACTTTCGATTTATTCTTAGAAAGATTAAAACAAAAAAGAGCAGAAAGAGAACAAAAGAAATTAGAAGAAATCGAGCATGATGCCATGGCTTTTAATACATCTAATGATGAAGATTTAAAAACAAACCATTCAACTTTAGAAAAAAAAGAAAAATCGGAATTCGAGCTTTCCGTAGAAAATTTAAAACCCACTATTGCGAAACATTCGAATGTCGATACCAAAAAAGAAGACCTTTCTCTACAAATAACTAAAAACGAAGAGGATTTAGAACCCATTTTAAAAACAACAGTTTCGAATGCCGAAGAAAAAGAAGTAGAAATTGATGTTGAAACCGTTGAAGAAGAAGAACACGAAATAGAAAATTTATCAGACAAATTGGTAAAAGATTTTGGTGAATTCGACCCAACCTTAGAATTGTCTAACTTTAAGTTTCCAACCTTCAACTTATTAAAACAATACAACGAAACTATTTCCATAGACCCAGACGAATTAGAGGCGAATAAAGATAAAATTGTAGAAACTTTAAAAAACTACAAAATTGGTATTGCAGAAATTAAAGCAACTGTTGGCCCTACCATTACTTTATACGAAATTGTACCAGATGCAGGCATTCGTATTTCGAAAATTAAAAATTTAGAAGACGATATTGCATTGTCTTTATCTGCTTTAGGAATTCGTATTATTGCACCAATTCCAGGAAAAGGCACCATTGGTATTGAAGTTCCAAATAAAAAATCGACCATTGTTTCTATGCATTCTGTAATTTCTTCTAAGAAGTTTCAAGACTCGCCAATGGAATTGCCAATCGCATTAGGAAAAACAATTTCTAACGAAACCTTTGTAATCGATTTGGCTAAAATGCCTCATCTTTTAATGGCTGGAGCAACTGGCCAAGGAAAATCTGTTGGGTTAAATGCTGTTTTAACTTCACTTTTATATAAAAAACACCCTGCAGAAGTTAAGTTTATCTTAGTAGATCCCAAAAAAGTAGAATTAACACTTTTTAATAAAATAGAGCGCCATTATTTAGCAAAATTACCAGGTGAAGAAGAAGCGATTATTACAGACACCACCAAAGTTGTACACACCCTAAACTCTTTGTGTATAGAGATGGACAATCGTTACGATTTGCTAAAAGTAGCGATGGTACGTAACATTAAAGAATACAATGCAAAATTTAAAAAACGGAAATTAAACCCTAATGAAGGGCATCAATTTTTACCTTATATTGTTTTAGTTATTGATGAATTTGCAGATTTAATAATGACGGCTGGAAAAGAAGTAGAAACACCAATTGCACGTTTGGCACAATTGGCAAGAGCCATTGGAATTCACTTAATTGTAGCAACACAAAGACCTTCTGTAAACGTAATTACAGGAATTATTAAAGCGAATTTCCCTGCACGAATTGCCTTTAGAGTAACCTCTAAAACAGATTCTAGAACCATTTTAGATACTGGTGGTGCAGATCAATTAGTTGGTAGAGGAGATTTGTTATACACTGCTGGAAACGATATTAATAGAATACAATGTGCTTTTGTAGATACGCCAGAAGTCGAAAAAATAACCGATTTTATAGGCTCACAAAAAGCATACCCAGAAGCATACTTACTTCCAGAATATGTTGGAGAAGAAAGTGGCACAAGTATTGATGTTGATATTTCAGAAAGAGATAAACTCTTTAAAGATGCCGCAGAAATTATTGTAACAGCACAACAAGGTTCTGCTTCGCTTTTACAAAGAAAATTAAAATTAGGCTATAATAGAGCAGGAAGATTAATAGATCAATTAGAAGCTGCTGGTATTGTGGGTGGTTTTGAAGGCAGTAAAGCAAGGCAAGTTTTAGTAACAGATTTAGTAGCCTTAGAAGAACTTTTAGAAAATGAAAAAAACCTATAA
- a CDS encoding LolA family protein, with product MKKITLLFLSIFLTTITFSQNAEKAKSLLDEVSTKMGAYKNMSIGFSQTLSNEAAGIKEGDEPPIRGEIKLKGEKYILNYLGNQFIYDGQKLYVINHDEKEISITEGDLEGDDGFIYPSKLLTFYKEGYNYTMGKLENTKGRHIQYVTLTPIDSNSDIVKVELGIDAKSKHIYKLIQTGSNGSKTTFTINKFKKNEDLSNNFFKFNKAKFLSQNYTID from the coding sequence ATGAAAAAAATAACATTATTATTTTTAAGTATCTTTTTAACAACAATTACTTTCTCTCAAAATGCAGAAAAAGCAAAATCTTTATTAGATGAAGTTTCTACAAAAATGGGGGCTTACAAAAACATGTCCATTGGTTTTAGTCAAACTTTAAGCAACGAAGCCGCAGGAATTAAAGAAGGAGACGAACCCCCAATTAGAGGAGAAATTAAATTAAAAGGCGAAAAATACATCTTAAATTATTTAGGAAATCAATTTATTTACGATGGGCAAAAACTATACGTAATTAATCACGACGAAAAAGAAATTTCTATTACAGAAGGAGATTTAGAAGGAGATGATGGTTTTATTTATCCTTCTAAATTACTAACTTTTTACAAAGAAGGCTATAACTATACAATGGGAAAATTAGAAAACACAAAAGGAAGACACATACAATACGTAACTTTAACTCCTATTGATAGTAATTCTGACATTGTAAAGGTAGAGTTAGGGATAGATGCAAAATCAAAACACATCTACAAATTAATTCAAACAGGTTCTAACGGTTCTAAAACAACCTTTACCATTAATAAATTTAAGAAAAACGAAGATTTATCTAACAACTTTTTCAAATTCAATAAAGCAAAATTTTTAAGTCAAAATTATACGATTGACTAA